One window from the genome of Streptomyces sp. NBC_00287 encodes:
- a CDS encoding FAD binding domain-containing protein: protein MIPPAFDYARPTSVDEAVRALADGGEDAKVLAGGQSLLPLLRMRLAFPELVVDVGRVPGLSGVREDGDALVIGAMTTHHEVIGDPLVRRHAGLLAAATATVADPAVRHRGTLGGSLAHADPAGDLPAVVLAMDAELVAQGPGGKRTIPAREFFVDYLQSSLAPDELLTEVRVPKADGWGFHYEKFHRVAQSWAIVGVAALVRRDDGRIAEARVGLTNMGSTPLRAYASEEALAGAGDADAVARAAEEAADGTRPAQDTNASPEYRAHLARVLTRRAVLTAAGMG, encoded by the coding sequence ATGATTCCTCCGGCATTCGACTACGCCCGTCCGACGAGCGTCGACGAGGCGGTGCGCGCGCTCGCCGACGGCGGCGAGGACGCCAAGGTGCTGGCCGGCGGGCAGAGCCTGCTGCCGCTGCTGCGGATGCGCCTCGCCTTTCCCGAACTGGTCGTGGACGTCGGTCGCGTCCCCGGTCTGAGCGGGGTGCGCGAGGACGGCGACGCCCTGGTCATCGGCGCCATGACCACCCATCACGAGGTGATCGGGGATCCGCTGGTCCGTCGGCACGCCGGTCTGCTGGCCGCCGCCACGGCGACGGTCGCCGATCCCGCCGTGCGGCATCGCGGCACCCTCGGCGGCTCGCTCGCGCACGCCGATCCGGCCGGGGACCTGCCCGCCGTGGTGCTTGCGATGGACGCGGAGCTGGTGGCCCAGGGGCCCGGCGGCAAGCGCACCATCCCGGCGCGGGAGTTCTTCGTCGACTACCTGCAGTCCTCTTTGGCGCCCGACGAGTTGCTCACCGAGGTGCGGGTGCCGAAGGCGGACGGCTGGGGCTTCCACTACGAGAAGTTCCACCGGGTCGCGCAGTCCTGGGCGATCGTCGGCGTGGCCGCGCTGGTGCGGCGGGACGACGGGCGCATCGCCGAGGCGCGGGTCGGGCTGACCAATATGGGCTCCACGCCACTGCGTGCCTATGCCTCCGAGGAGGCCCTGGCCGGCGCCGGGGACGCCGATGCGGTGGCGCGGGCGGCCGAGGAGGCGGCCGACGGCACACGGCCCGCCCAGGACACCAACGCCTCGCCCGAGTACCGGGCGCATCTGGCCCGGGTGCTCACCAGGCGGGCGGTGCTGACCGCCGCCGGAATGGGGTGA
- a CDS encoding xanthine dehydrogenase family protein molybdopterin-binding subunit — translation MTETVEREVGRARPRKEDAHLITGQTTWTDNIDVNGLLHFALLRSPMAHARIERLDVSPALERPGVVAAFSGRDLAEGLASMPCVWPVTEDIVMPDHPPIAVDEVRHAGDPVAVVVARDRYTAADALEAIEVDYDPLPPVLDLEEALAEDAPLVHSDKGTNRCYTWPLKTGEDFDAVRQRAEVTLKRRYHQQRLIPNAMEPRAVVVTPIAASGEYTLYSSTQIPHILRILMAMVTGIPENKLRVIAPDVGGGFGSKLQVYGEEAIALAVARRLGRPVKWTESRSEGYLATHHGRGMIQDIEIAANRDGKLLGLKVDLLVDMGAYLMLITPGTPLLGAFMYPGIYKMDAYDFTCTGVFTTRTPTDAYRGAGRPEATFAIERTMDELAAELGLDPVELRRRNWIRHEEFPYTAIAGLTYDSGNYEAATAKALELFDYDKLRAEQSDRNDRADTVRLGIGVSTYTEMCGLAPSRILRDLRYVAGGWEAASVRMLPTGKVEVVTGTSPHGQGHATCWSQIAADVLGVPFDDVEVVHGDTKAAPQGMDTYGSRSLVVGGLAVHHAARKVVDKARKVAAHLLEASENDLEFTDGVFSVKGSPEARRTIQEVAFETFSSHDLPDGMEPTINAEHLLDPDTFSYPHGTHLCAVEVDTETGQSRIRSYVCVDDIGKVINPMIVEGQVHGGLAQGIAQALYEEAVYDEDGNLISGTMADYLVPSAPDLPEFVTDRTETPATSNALGVKGVGEAGTIASTPAVVNAVIDALRPLGVEDVRMPCTPERVWKAIEEARS, via the coding sequence ATGACCGAGACGGTGGAGCGCGAGGTCGGCCGCGCCCGGCCCCGCAAGGAGGACGCCCATCTGATCACCGGGCAGACCACCTGGACCGACAACATCGACGTGAACGGACTGCTGCACTTCGCGCTGCTGCGCAGCCCGATGGCGCACGCCCGCATCGAGCGCCTCGACGTCTCCCCCGCCCTCGAACGCCCCGGCGTCGTCGCCGCGTTCAGCGGCCGGGACCTCGCCGAGGGCCTGGCCTCCATGCCCTGCGTCTGGCCGGTGACCGAGGACATCGTGATGCCCGACCACCCGCCCATCGCCGTCGACGAGGTCCGCCACGCGGGCGACCCGGTCGCCGTCGTCGTGGCCCGCGACCGGTACACGGCCGCCGACGCCCTGGAGGCCATCGAGGTCGACTACGACCCCCTGCCCCCGGTACTCGACCTGGAGGAAGCCCTCGCCGAGGACGCCCCGCTGGTCCACTCCGACAAGGGCACCAACCGCTGCTACACCTGGCCGCTGAAGACGGGCGAGGACTTCGACGCCGTACGACAGCGCGCCGAGGTGACCCTCAAGCGCCGCTACCACCAGCAGCGGCTCATCCCCAACGCCATGGAGCCGCGCGCGGTCGTGGTCACCCCGATCGCCGCCTCCGGCGAGTACACGCTGTACTCCTCGACCCAGATCCCGCACATCCTGCGCATTCTGATGGCCATGGTCACCGGAATCCCCGAGAACAAGCTGCGGGTGATCGCCCCGGACGTCGGCGGCGGCTTCGGCTCCAAGCTCCAGGTGTACGGCGAGGAGGCCATCGCCCTCGCCGTCGCGCGGCGCCTCGGCCGGCCGGTGAAGTGGACCGAGTCCCGCTCCGAGGGCTACCTGGCCACCCACCACGGCCGCGGCATGATCCAGGACATCGAGATCGCCGCGAACCGCGACGGCAAGCTCCTCGGGCTCAAGGTCGACCTGCTCGTCGACATGGGCGCCTACCTGATGCTGATCACACCGGGCACCCCACTCCTCGGGGCCTTCATGTACCCGGGGATCTACAAGATGGACGCCTACGACTTCACCTGCACCGGCGTCTTCACCACCCGGACCCCGACCGATGCCTACCGCGGCGCCGGACGCCCCGAGGCGACCTTCGCCATCGAGCGGACCATGGACGAGCTGGCGGCCGAACTCGGCCTGGATCCGGTGGAGTTGCGGCGCCGGAACTGGATCCGGCACGAGGAGTTCCCGTACACCGCCATCGCGGGCCTGACCTACGACAGCGGCAACTACGAGGCGGCGACGGCGAAAGCACTGGAGCTGTTCGACTACGACAAGCTCCGTGCCGAGCAGTCCGACCGCAACGACCGCGCGGACACCGTACGCCTCGGCATCGGTGTGTCGACGTACACCGAGATGTGCGGCCTCGCGCCGAGCCGGATCCTCAGGGATCTGCGGTATGTGGCCGGCGGCTGGGAGGCGGCGAGCGTCCGGATGCTGCCCACCGGCAAGGTCGAGGTGGTCACCGGCACCAGCCCGCACGGCCAGGGACACGCGACCTGCTGGAGCCAGATCGCGGCCGATGTGCTGGGCGTGCCCTTCGACGACGTCGAGGTGGTGCACGGCGACACCAAGGCGGCCCCGCAGGGCATGGACACCTACGGCTCGCGGTCGCTGGTGGTCGGCGGTCTGGCCGTGCACCACGCGGCGCGCAAGGTGGTGGACAAGGCCCGGAAGGTGGCCGCCCATCTGCTCGAAGCGAGCGAGAACGACCTGGAGTTCACCGACGGCGTCTTCTCCGTGAAGGGCTCCCCCGAGGCGCGCAGGACCATCCAGGAGGTCGCCTTCGAGACCTTCTCCTCGCACGATCTGCCCGACGGCATGGAACCCACCATCAACGCCGAGCACCTGCTCGACCCGGACACCTTCTCCTACCCGCACGGCACCCATCTGTGCGCGGTCGAGGTCGACACCGAGACCGGGCAGAGCAGGATCCGTTCGTACGTCTGCGTCGACGACATCGGCAAGGTGATCAACCCGATGATCGTCGAGGGCCAGGTGCACGGCGGGCTCGCGCAGGGCATCGCGCAGGCGCTGTACGAGGAGGCCGTGTACGACGAGGACGGCAACCTGATCTCCGGCACGATGGCCGACTACCTCGTCCCGTCGGCACCGGACCTGCCCGAATTCGTCACGGACCGCACGGAGACACCGGCGACCTCGAACGCCCTGGGCGTCAAGGGAGTCGGCGAGGCCGGGACCATCGCCTCCACACCCGCCGTCGTCAACGCGGTCATCGACGCGCTACGGCCGCTGGGCGTCGAGGACGTCCGTATGCCCTGTACCCCCGAGCGGGTCTGGAAGGCCATCGAGGAGGCTCGGTCATGA
- a CDS encoding (2Fe-2S)-binding protein, which yields MTHITVKVDGTTYEDEVEPRLLLIHYLRDRLGLTGTPIGCDTSNCGACTLDLDGESVKSCSVLAVQADGGEVTTVQGLAQDGEWTGLQRAFHERHALQCGYCTPGMIMAARDLLRENPHPTADEVRQGLEGNLCRCTGYQNIVRAVLAASEEEVTA from the coding sequence ATGACCCACATCACGGTGAAGGTGGACGGCACGACGTACGAGGACGAGGTGGAGCCCCGTCTCCTTCTGATCCACTACCTGCGCGACCGGCTCGGACTCACCGGCACCCCGATCGGCTGCGACACCTCGAACTGCGGGGCCTGCACGCTCGACCTCGACGGCGAGAGCGTCAAGAGCTGCTCGGTGCTCGCCGTCCAGGCGGACGGGGGTGAGGTCACCACGGTGCAGGGGCTCGCCCAGGACGGGGAGTGGACCGGGCTGCAGCGCGCCTTCCACGAGCGGCACGCCCTGCAGTGCGGTTACTGCACCCCGGGCATGATCATGGCGGCGCGCGATCTGCTGCGCGAGAACCCGCATCCCACCGCCGACGAGGTACGGCAGGGCCTGGAAGGGAACCTCTGCCGGTGCACCGGCTACCAGAACATCGTGCGGGCCGTCCTGGCCGCCTCCGAAGAGGAGGTCACGGCATGA
- a CDS encoding translation factor GTPase family protein, translated as MPLLNLGILAHVDAGKTSLTERLLHSVGVIDEIGSVDAGTTRTDTLALERRRGITIKSAVVSFPVDDVTVNLIDTPGHPDFIAEVERVLGVLDGAVLVVSAVEGVQAQTRVLMRTLRRLRIPTLIFVNKIDRRGAREQDLLGALTRRLGIAVAPMGRTTGLGTREAAFTPGLGPSALDVLADHDDDLLTAYVENTVSYDRLRTALVEQTRQCLVHPVYFGSAVTGAGVDTLISGIKELLPAADGDPGGPVSGTVFKVERGPAGEKIAYARMFSGALGVRVPVVFGDARQEGKVTAVSVFEHGTDVRRDTVPAGRIAKLWGLADIRIGDALGVPRKPDGHFFAPPTLETVVVPGPGTAPGALHVALTQLAEQDPLIGLRHDEVRRETSVSLYGEVQKEVVQATLADEFGLDVSFRATTPLCIERPVGTGASAEFIKKDPNPFLATVGLRVDPAPVGSGVEFRLEVELGSMPYAFFKAVEDTVRETLGQGLHGWRVTDCAVTMTHSGYWPRQSHAHQGFDKSMSSTGYDFRGLTPLVLIEALRRAGTQVYEPMHRFRIEAPADTLGALLPVLAGLGAVPGATETRGTTCVLDGAVPAARVHALEQKLPGLTRGEGELESAFDHYAPVTRGTVPERSRTDHNPLNRKEYLLNVTRRVGS; from the coding sequence GTGCCGTTGCTCAACCTCGGAATTCTCGCCCATGTCGACGCCGGTAAGACCAGCCTGACCGAGCGGCTGCTGCACTCGGTCGGCGTCATCGACGAGATCGGCAGCGTCGACGCCGGGACCACCCGGACCGACACCCTCGCGCTGGAGCGCCGGCGCGGGATCACCATCAAGTCCGCCGTGGTCTCCTTCCCGGTCGACGATGTGACGGTCAACCTCATCGACACCCCCGGTCACCCGGACTTCATCGCCGAGGTGGAGCGGGTGCTCGGCGTCCTGGACGGGGCCGTCCTCGTCGTCTCCGCCGTCGAGGGGGTCCAGGCGCAGACCCGGGTCCTGATGCGGACGCTGCGCCGGCTGCGCATCCCCACCCTGATCTTCGTCAACAAGATCGACCGGCGCGGGGCACGGGAGCAGGACCTCCTCGGGGCGCTCACCCGGCGCCTCGGCATCGCCGTCGCGCCGATGGGCCGCACCACCGGGCTCGGCACCCGCGAGGCCGCGTTCACCCCCGGACTCGGCCCGTCCGCGCTCGATGTGCTCGCCGACCACGACGACGACCTGCTCACCGCGTACGTCGAGAACACGGTCTCCTACGACCGCCTGCGCACCGCCCTCGTCGAGCAGACCCGGCAGTGCCTCGTCCACCCGGTGTACTTCGGCTCGGCCGTCACCGGAGCGGGCGTGGACACGCTGATCAGCGGCATCAAGGAGCTACTGCCCGCCGCCGACGGAGACCCCGGGGGGCCGGTCTCGGGCACCGTCTTCAAGGTCGAGCGGGGTCCGGCGGGGGAGAAGATCGCCTACGCGCGGATGTTCTCGGGAGCTCTCGGCGTCCGTGTCCCCGTGGTGTTCGGTGACGCCCGTCAGGAAGGCAAGGTCACCGCGGTCAGCGTCTTCGAGCACGGCACCGACGTCCGCCGCGACACGGTCCCGGCGGGCCGGATCGCCAAGCTGTGGGGCCTGGCCGACATCAGGATCGGCGACGCGCTCGGCGTACCCCGCAAGCCGGACGGCCACTTCTTCGCCCCGCCGACCCTGGAGACGGTCGTCGTCCCCGGCCCCGGCACGGCTCCGGGGGCCCTCCACGTCGCGCTCACCCAACTTGCCGAACAGGACCCGCTGATCGGTCTGCGCCACGACGAGGTGCGCCGGGAGACCTCCGTCTCCCTCTACGGCGAAGTGCAGAAGGAGGTCGTCCAGGCCACGCTCGCCGACGAGTTCGGGCTGGACGTCTCCTTCCGCGCGACCACACCGCTGTGCATCGAACGGCCGGTCGGGACGGGCGCGTCGGCCGAGTTCATCAAGAAGGACCCGAACCCCTTCCTGGCGACGGTCGGCCTGCGCGTCGACCCGGCGCCCGTCGGATCCGGCGTGGAGTTCCGTCTGGAGGTCGAACTCGGCTCGATGCCGTACGCCTTCTTCAAAGCCGTCGAGGACACCGTGCGCGAGACTCTCGGCCAGGGCCTGCACGGCTGGCGGGTCACCGACTGCGCGGTCACCATGACCCACAGCGGCTACTGGCCGCGGCAGAGCCACGCCCACCAGGGCTTCGACAAGAGCATGTCCAGCACCGGCTACGACTTCCGCGGTCTGACCCCGCTGGTCCTCATCGAGGCGCTGCGCCGGGCGGGCACCCAGGTGTACGAGCCGATGCACCGCTTCCGCATCGAGGCACCGGCCGACACCCTCGGCGCCCTGCTGCCGGTGCTGGCCGGGCTCGGAGCGGTACCGGGGGCCACCGAGACCCGGGGTACGACCTGTGTCCTGGACGGCGCCGTACCCGCGGCCCGGGTGCACGCCCTGGAGCAGAAGCTGCCCGGCCTCACCCGCGGCGAGGGCGAGCTGGAGAGCGCCTTCGACCACTACGCGCCGGTCACCCGCGGCACGGTCCCCGAGCGATCGCGCACCGACCACAACCCGCTCAACCGCAAGGAGTACCTGCTGAACGTGACGCGCAGAGTGGGGAGTTGA
- a CDS encoding cellulase family glycosylhydrolase: MPNIRARLLAVLVVLLGSLTVAGTPPATAATLPFDGTALTVSDGRFIDGHGREVVLRGYNVSGETKLAENNGLPFASVADARKSATALRALGGGNSVRFLLSWAYAEPVRGQVNTAYLSAATAQIGAFLDAGIRVYPDFHQDLYSRWLFDADSWYTGDGAPKWAVDLGDYPDEYCGICPFWGQNITSNAAVTQASYDFWHNTYGLQDSFLDTAQKTMMYLKQNLTADRFAGIVGFDPYNEPHAGVYDSGQTSRAWEKDVLWPFYVKFRARMDAAGWQDKPAFVEPNLFWNANLDFQKQEGGLLDAGQLGPRYVFNTHFYDQKAISGIFMWGKAEDGQYAGDFGTVRDRAAATRTPAIVSEFGHPLAGSVSDKAPTVLKAMYQALDSRVKGASWWSNPSGSGPVLSGSQWQWDIYNGRHHELMNGNPDKVLTAGDAWNDEDLSAVRLDDSGTPALRQDARLLDRVYPSATSGTNLAFTYEDRSRDGSTTLTWNPVPSSLPNVSRLVGTGQYGLLMWRSNSASAPTELHLPASFPTGSTTVVSDLGTAYSPPSYTSTTPVAVAPEPGGTGSRRLLLTDTDSGALHYALVTNGASSPSAELLAAARSELTAWAAGQ, translated from the coding sequence ATGCCGAATATTCGGGCACGTCTGCTCGCTGTTCTGGTTGTCCTTCTCGGATCCCTGACGGTGGCGGGAACCCCACCCGCCACCGCCGCGACCCTCCCCTTCGACGGCACGGCGCTCACCGTGTCCGACGGCCGCTTCATCGACGGCCACGGCCGCGAGGTCGTCCTGCGCGGCTACAACGTCTCCGGCGAGACCAAGCTCGCCGAGAACAACGGCCTGCCCTTCGCCTCGGTCGCCGACGCGAGGAAGTCCGCGACCGCGCTGCGCGCCCTAGGTGGCGGCAACTCCGTCCGCTTCCTGCTCTCCTGGGCCTACGCCGAACCCGTCCGCGGCCAGGTGAACACCGCCTACCTGTCCGCCGCCACCGCCCAGATCGGCGCCTTCCTCGACGCCGGCATCCGCGTCTACCCCGACTTCCACCAGGACCTCTACTCCCGCTGGCTCTTCGACGCGGACAGCTGGTACACCGGCGACGGCGCCCCCAAGTGGGCGGTGGACCTCGGTGACTACCCGGACGAGTACTGCGGGATCTGCCCCTTCTGGGGCCAGAACATCACCTCGAACGCGGCCGTGACGCAGGCGTCGTACGACTTCTGGCACAACACCTACGGTCTGCAGGACTCGTTCCTCGACACCGCCCAGAAGACGATGATGTACCTCAAACAGAACCTCACCGCCGACCGGTTCGCGGGCATCGTCGGCTTCGACCCGTACAACGAACCCCACGCGGGCGTCTACGACTCCGGCCAGACCAGCCGGGCCTGGGAGAAGGACGTCCTGTGGCCCTTCTATGTGAAGTTCCGGGCGCGCATGGACGCGGCAGGCTGGCAGGACAAGCCCGCCTTTGTGGAGCCGAACCTCTTCTGGAACGCCAACCTCGACTTCCAGAAGCAGGAGGGCGGCCTGCTCGACGCCGGTCAGCTCGGACCGCGCTATGTCTTCAACACCCACTTCTACGACCAGAAGGCCATCTCCGGGATCTTCATGTGGGGCAAGGCCGAGGACGGGCAGTACGCCGGTGACTTCGGCACGGTCCGCGACCGGGCGGCGGCGACCCGGACCCCGGCGATCGTCAGCGAGTTCGGGCATCCGCTGGCCGGCTCGGTCTCCGACAAGGCCCCGACCGTCCTGAAGGCGATGTACCAGGCCCTCGACTCCCGGGTGAAGGGGGCGAGTTGGTGGTCGAACCCGTCGGGCTCGGGGCCGGTGCTGTCCGGCAGTCAGTGGCAGTGGGACATCTACAACGGCCGCCATCACGAGCTGATGAACGGCAACCCCGACAAGGTGCTCACCGCCGGGGACGCATGGAACGACGAGGACCTCTCCGCCGTACGCCTCGACGACTCGGGCACCCCCGCCCTGCGCCAGGACGCCCGCCTCCTGGACCGCGTCTACCCGAGCGCGACCTCGGGCACGAACCTCGCCTTCACCTACGAGGACCGCTCCCGCGACGGCTCCACGACCCTGACCTGGAACCCGGTGCCCAGCTCCCTGCCCAATGTGTCCCGCCTGGTCGGCACCGGCCAGTACGGCCTACTGATGTGGCGCTCGAACAGCGCCTCGGCGCCGACCGAACTCCACCTCCCCGCGTCCTTCCCGACCGGTTCCACGACGGTCGTTTCCGACCTGGGCACGGCGTACTCCCCGCCGTCGTACACCTCGACGACCCCCGTCGCCGTGGCCCCCGAACCCGGCGGCACCGGCAGTCGCCGACTGCTGCTCACCGACACGGACTCCGGCGCGCTGCATTATGCGCTGGTGACCAACGGGGCCTCGTCCCCGTCGGCCGAGTTGCTGGCCGCGGCCCGCTCCGAGCTGACGGCATGGGCCGCCGGACAGTGA
- a CDS encoding MerR family transcriptional regulator, which translates to MSYSVGQVSSFAGVTVRTLHHYDRAGLLSPSGRSGAGYRLYSDSDLARLQQILFYRELGFSLDEIAEILKDPQANAVVYLRSRLRQLSEEIGRLQRLTEVAEQAIEVQQTGVSLTPEERFEVFGEISFDLSYATEAQLKWQDSGGQRESMARAAAHSKEDWRQLMGQAAAWRGELLAAFDEGEPADGERAMDLAEEHRLHIARWFTTCPPDMHGRIADDFAADPRAFALVVPPSQQRPGLAAYLCKAVHANAARRAVTE; encoded by the coding sequence ATGAGTTACTCCGTGGGGCAGGTCTCGTCCTTCGCCGGGGTCACCGTGCGCACGCTGCACCACTACGACCGGGCGGGACTGCTCTCGCCCAGTGGCCGCAGCGGCGCCGGTTACCGGCTGTACAGCGACAGCGACCTGGCCCGGCTCCAACAGATCCTCTTCTATCGCGAACTCGGCTTCTCCCTCGACGAGATCGCCGAGATCCTCAAGGACCCGCAGGCCAACGCCGTAGTGTATCTGCGGTCCCGGCTACGGCAGTTGAGCGAGGAGATCGGCCGTCTCCAGCGGCTGACCGAGGTTGCCGAGCAGGCCATCGAGGTCCAGCAGACGGGGGTGTCCCTCACCCCCGAGGAGCGCTTCGAGGTCTTCGGCGAGATCAGCTTCGACCTCAGCTATGCCACCGAGGCGCAGCTCAAGTGGCAGGACTCCGGCGGGCAGCGGGAGTCGATGGCCCGCGCCGCCGCCCACAGCAAGGAGGACTGGCGGCAGCTCATGGGCCAGGCCGCGGCCTGGCGCGGGGAACTCCTCGCCGCCTTCGACGAGGGGGAACCGGCGGACGGGGAGCGGGCCATGGACCTCGCCGAGGAGCACCGGCTGCACATCGCCCGTTGGTTCACCACCTGCCCGCCGGACATGCATGGCCGTATCGCGGACGACTTCGCCGCCGATCCGCGGGCCTTCGCGCTGGTCGTCCCGCCGTCCCAGCAGCGGCCGGGGCTGGCGGCCTATCTGTGCAAGGCCGTTCACGCGAACGCGGCACGCCGGGCGGTGACCGAATGA
- a CDS encoding nucleotide disphospho-sugar-binding domain-containing protein, with the protein MRILIAAAGSRGDVAPYTGLGAALRQAGHEVALATTDAFAPLARAAGLGFRSLPSRPEPHGDVSDKRELMRAASAFVTELGQGFAEVLAPDTDLLLLSATTAPLGWQLAEATGVRTAGAYVVPAHPTGDFPPVVMGERSLGRLGNRTAGRFALRMADRVYRQGVTDLRDRLGLPPLAPAAMRRRQEQANWPVLYGFSTALVPRPADWRPGLDVVGTWEPYVAAGAALPTELEDFLAAGPRPVFIGFGSMAGGVGERLSEIAVGALRRAGLRGVLQMDGPAGDDILTIGDVPHALLFPRLAAVVHHAGAGTTAAALRAAVPAVPVPVAADQPFWAGRLAALGAAAAPIPFAALTEERLAEALREVVRRQAYARAVTEAAQHMATEDGVGAAVKALT; encoded by the coding sequence ATGAGGATCCTGATCGCCGCTGCCGGATCACGCGGCGACGTCGCGCCCTACACCGGACTCGGCGCCGCCCTGCGACAGGCCGGGCACGAGGTCGCCCTCGCCACGACGGACGCCTTCGCACCCCTGGCCCGGGCGGCGGGACTGGGGTTCCGTAGCCTGCCCAGTCGCCCCGAACCCCACGGCGACGTCTCGGACAAGCGGGAACTGATGCGCGCCGCGTCCGCCTTCGTCACCGAGCTGGGGCAGGGTTTCGCCGAGGTGCTGGCCCCGGACACGGACCTGCTCCTGCTGTCGGCCACCACCGCCCCGCTCGGCTGGCAGCTGGCCGAGGCCACGGGCGTGCGGACCGCCGGGGCCTATGTCGTACCGGCCCACCCGACCGGCGACTTCCCACCCGTCGTCATGGGCGAGCGCTCGCTGGGCCGCCTCGGCAACCGTACGGCGGGACGCTTCGCGCTGCGCATGGCCGACCGCGTCTACCGGCAGGGCGTCACCGACCTCCGTGACCGCCTGGGCCTGCCGCCTCTCGCGCCCGCCGCGATGCGCAGGCGGCAGGAACAGGCGAACTGGCCCGTCCTGTACGGCTTCAGCACGGCTCTCGTGCCCCGCCCGGCCGACTGGCGGCCCGGCCTCGACGTCGTCGGCACCTGGGAGCCGTACGTCGCTGCCGGCGCCGCGCTGCCCACCGAGCTGGAGGACTTCCTGGCCGCCGGGCCCCGGCCGGTGTTCATCGGGTTCGGGAGCATGGCGGGCGGCGTTGGGGAGCGGCTGAGCGAGATCGCGGTGGGGGCGCTCAGGCGTGCCGGGTTGCGTGGGGTCCTGCAGATGGACGGCCCCGCGGGCGACGACATCCTCACCATCGGCGACGTACCGCACGCGCTGCTGTTCCCGCGCCTGGCCGCCGTCGTCCACCACGCGGGCGCGGGCACCACCGCCGCCGCGCTGCGCGCCGCAGTCCCCGCCGTCCCGGTCCCGGTGGCGGCCGACCAGCCCTTCTGGGCCGGTCGGCTCGCCGCGCTCGGCGCCGCCGCCGCGCCGATCCCCTTCGCGGCCCTCACCGAAGAGCGGCTGGCGGAGGCGCT